The Longimicrobiaceae bacterium genome has a segment encoding these proteins:
- a CDS encoding glycoside hydrolase family 3 N-terminal domain-containing protein, with protein sequence MNESEREVAQLVLPAVRWHPDRGFHDTWPAIERALAAGVRGFILFGGEAGSVRDLTDEMRRRANGPLLFASDLERGAGQQFRGATPLPPSAAIGWLNDLEVTRRAAEITAREARALGTGWVLAPVADLDLEPRNPIVATRAWHREPVPAARQVESWVRGCAEGGALSCLKHFPGAGRATTDSHTELPVVTANREELERGLLPFRAGIAAGADTVMVGHLAYPTIDPSGIPASRSATIVDRLLRRTLHFDGIVATDAINMAGFAKTGGGQSAVVEAVLAGCDALLYPEDTESTIATLAEAVRQGALNRERVREAVRRLGRAAARVGAPLGAAPGRPEDLRWAFEVAVRTIHVLRGEARLGEARVHLVELDDDQGGPHPAPPRTALKQALHDGGVELAEGAPMLLALYADVRAWKGRAGLSAAAIARASELLATSPEAVVVLFGHPRQAEELPAARNVVVAWGGEPLMQRAAAAWLLAGRAAG encoded by the coding sequence GTGAACGAATCGGAGCGGGAGGTCGCCCAACTCGTCCTTCCGGCCGTCCGCTGGCACCCCGACCGCGGCTTCCACGACACCTGGCCGGCGATAGAGCGCGCGCTGGCGGCGGGGGTGCGGGGATTCATCCTCTTCGGCGGCGAGGCCGGTTCGGTCCGTGACCTTACCGACGAGATGCGGCGCCGTGCGAACGGGCCTCTTCTTTTCGCCAGCGATCTCGAGAGAGGGGCAGGGCAGCAGTTCAGGGGCGCCACCCCACTGCCGCCGTCTGCCGCAATCGGATGGTTGAACGATCTCGAGGTGACCCGCCGCGCGGCGGAGATTACAGCCCGGGAAGCCCGCGCGCTGGGAACCGGGTGGGTGCTGGCACCGGTGGCCGACCTCGACCTGGAGCCGCGGAACCCGATCGTGGCGACCAGGGCGTGGCATCGGGAGCCGGTGCCGGCGGCGAGGCAGGTGGAGTCGTGGGTACGAGGCTGCGCCGAGGGTGGTGCGCTGTCCTGCCTGAAACATTTCCCCGGTGCTGGACGGGCGACCACGGATTCGCATACCGAGCTTCCGGTGGTCACGGCCAATCGGGAAGAGCTCGAGCGGGGTCTCCTGCCGTTTCGCGCCGGCATCGCCGCGGGTGCGGACACCGTGATGGTGGGCCATCTCGCCTACCCGACCATCGATCCATCCGGCATACCTGCATCACGCTCCGCTACTATCGTCGACCGCCTGCTGCGCCGGACGCTGCACTTCGACGGCATCGTGGCAACCGATGCCATAAACATGGCGGGCTTCGCGAAGACGGGGGGCGGGCAGTCGGCGGTGGTGGAGGCGGTGCTGGCGGGGTGCGACGCACTGCTATACCCGGAAGACACCGAGAGCACGATTGCGACGCTCGCGGAGGCAGTTCGCCAAGGGGCGCTGAATCGCGAGCGGGTGCGCGAGGCGGTGCGGCGGCTGGGGCGTGCGGCGGCCCGCGTGGGAGCGCCCCTCGGGGCCGCACCGGGCCGGCCGGAAGACTTGCGGTGGGCCTTCGAGGTTGCGGTTCGAACGATCCATGTGCTCCGGGGTGAGGCACGCCTGGGTGAGGCGCGCGTGCACCTGGTGGAGCTCGACGACGACCAGGGCGGACCGCACCCCGCTCCTCCCCGCACCGCGCTGAAGCAGGCGCTGCACGACGGCGGCGTGGAGCTGGCCGAGGGCGCGCCGATGCTGCTTGCACTCTACGCGGACGTGCGAGCCTGGAAAGGGAGGGCAGGCCTCTCCGCTGCCGCCATCGCCCGAGCGAGCGAGCTTCTGGCTACCTCCCCGGAGGCCGTGGTGGTGCTTTTCGGCCATCCGCGGCAGGCGGAGGAGCTTCCCGCGGCGCGCAACGTAGTGGTCGCTTGGGGAGGCGAGCCGCTGATGCAGCGTGCCGCCGCGGCGTGGCTCCTCGCGGGGCGGGCCGCCGGCTGA